In the Corynebacterium jeikeium genome, CAGGAACGTCAGGAAGAAGCCGCCGACCAGGTAGAACACCTCGGAGGTGATTTCTTTGCCCTGCGAGATCTCCAGCGCCACTATGGCCAGCAGCAAAACGATGGCGGCCAGCAGCAACAGGCCGGCCTCAGTGCGTCGGCTAAAAAGTTTCATGGGTTATTTCACCTCGCGGCAGGAGACTCCGGGGGTTGTGAGATCTTCGGGCGCGTCGCTCTTCTTTGTGCTGTCCTGGCTGTCCTTCTTATCGCTCTTCTCTTTGTCCGCCGGCACGCGGGTCACACATACCGGCAGGGTCTGCTCCGCCAAACGGTCGACCTGCTCCGTGATTTTGTCGTAGGAATCCTCCGGCAGGTCCGACAGTGCGCCCTGCGCCGCCGGGGTCAGGTCGGAAGTGTTAAACAGGTGACAATCGCCGCCCGCGCCCGGATCCACAAAGGTCGCCTTGCCTTGTTCGTCCAAGCAGACGTCCTGGTGCACCGAGTTCAGCTTTATTCCCAGCACCGAGGATTCGGTGCCGTTCATCACCTTGATCTGCGAGTTATCCGAGGCAACGTAGTACGTGTCCTTTACCCGCTGGTACATCACGTAGGTTGCCGCACCGGCGGCTAACACTACGGCCAGAATGATCGCCAGGGTCACCCACAGTCCGCGCCGGGACTTCTTCGGCTTGGTGGCTGTGCTTGCCCCTGCGCCGCCCTCGCCGTGGTCGTCGCCATGGTCGCTGTTGGCGTTACCTGTGCGATCGTGGCCACTGTGGGCCGTCGCGGGGTCGGACTCGTCATCCTCCTGGTCCTTTTTAGGGTCCTTTTTTGGCGACGCCGCCGTTGTCGTCGACAGCCCCTGAATTGCCGCTGCGCGGGCTGCCGAGGAATTCGGTCGGGGCATATCCATTGCTTCACCAGCAATAGCTCCCGCCATCACCGGGCGGGGTGGCAGGGTGAGCTCTGGGTCCGTCGGTGCGTTGGAGTTGGCGTCAAATTCAACCACATCGGCAACAACAACGGTGACATTGTCCGGGCCGCCGCCCCGCAGTGCCATCTCTACAAGCTTCCGGGCAGCCTTCTCCGGGGTGCCGCGGGAGAGTACTTCACGGATCGTGTCGGTGCTGACGGGATCCGAAAGCCCGTCGGAGCAGAGCATAAAACGGTCGCCGACCTGTGTTTTTTCCCGCCAGAGGGTCGGTTCGACGGGGCGGCCGGTGAGGGCCTTCAAGATGAGGGAACGTTGCGGATGGCTGCTGACGTCCTCGGGGTCGAGTTTGCCCTCGTCGACGAGGGACTGAACAAACGTGTCATCCTTGGTGACCTGGCGCAGCTCGCCGTCGCGCAGTAGGTAACCGCGGGAATCGCCGATGT is a window encoding:
- a CDS encoding PP2C family protein-serine/threonine phosphatase — translated: MTEDKNGNIRRTLNFAACSDRGLVRGNNEDSAYAGPRLLALADGMGGHAAGEVASQFLINALSPLDSPLIDEPNNRDQLENLLATATDEGNQDIAAHVDEHPNLDGMGCTLTSMLFRENEVAICHIGDSRGYLLRDGELRQVTKDDTFVQSLVDEGKLDPEDVSSHPQRSLILKALTGRPVEPTLWREKTQVGDRFMLCSDGLSDPVSTDTIREVLSRGTPEKAARKLVEMALRGGGPDNVTVVVADVVEFDANSNAPTDPELTLPPRPVMAGAIAGEAMDMPRPNSSAARAAAIQGLSTTTAASPKKDPKKDQEDDESDPATAHSGHDRTGNANSDHGDDHGEGGAGASTATKPKKSRRGLWVTLAIILAVVLAAGAATYVMYQRVKDTYYVASDNSQIKVMNGTESSVLGIKLNSVHQDVCLDEQGKATFVDPGAGGDCHLFNTSDLTPAAQGALSDLPEDSYDKITEQVDRLAEQTLPVCVTRVPADKEKSDKKDSQDSTKKSDAPEDLTTPGVSCREVK